Genomic window (Aquimarina sp. BL5):
GTTGTAAAAGTTGGTCAGACGATCGCTATTATAGAAACAGAAGGAGAAAACCCTGTAGGAACTGCAATAGAAGAAAGTGATGTAGTAGCTTCAGTTCCTGAAGCAGCAGCAGTAATTGAAAACGATATGGCTACGGTAACAGAAACCGTGACTACCAAAGCAGATTTCTCAGAAACTTCTAAGTTTTATTCTCCATTAGTAAAAAATATCGCTGCTGCAGAAGGAATTTCTGTTGCAGAACTAGAAAATATATCCGGAACAGGAAAAGATGGTAGAGTTACCAAAAATGATATCCTACAATTTGTAGAAGACCGCAAAACTGGTAAAACTACGGTAACTCCTGTTGCGCCAGCGGTGACAGAACAAAAAGCAGCTCCTAAAACTGCTATTAAGAAAACAGAAGCTCCAAAAGCCGCGCCTGTAGTTGCATCGGGAGAAGATGAGATTATAGAAATGACTAGGATGGGTAAACTTATTGCTCATCATATGGTAGAATCTGTACAAACTTCCGCTCACGTACAATCGTTTATCGAAGCAGATGTGACCAATATCTGGAACTGGAGAAAGAAGGTAAAAGGAGATTTCATGAAGAGAGAAGGAGAGAACCTAACATTTACTCCGATATTTATGGAAGCTGTGGCAAAAGCCATCAGAGATTTCCCAATGATCAATATCTCTGTATCTGGTGACACTATTATCAAAAAGAAAAATATTAATCTTGGTATGGCTGCGGCATTAGCAGATGGTAATCTAATTGTACCGGTAATCAAAAATGCAGATCAGTTAAATTTGGTTGGGATGACCAAAGCGGTAAATGATTTGGCAAACCGAGCACGTAACAATGCATTAAAACCTGATGATATCCAAGGAGGAACGTATACCGTGACTAATGTAGGAACGTTTGGAAGTATTATGGGGACACCAATTATCAATCAGCCACAAGTAGCGATTTTAGCATTAGGAGCGATCCGTAAAGTGCCAGCAGTCATCGAAACACCAGATGGAGATTTTATAGGTATCCGTTATAAAATGTTCTTATCACACTCTTATGATCACAGAGTAGTAAACGGAGCATTAGGAGGGCAGTTTGTACAACGTGTAAAAGACTACCTAGAAGCTTTTGATGTAAATAGAGAGTTTTAAAATTTATACTAAGCTGTCACACTGAGCTTGTCGAAGTGTTGTCGAACTGCAAAATTGAATAATATAGATGAAACCATGACTGATAAAGTCGTGGTTTTTTTATTTAAAACCACCCGTTTGAGGTAGGAGAATTTATTGGATATTCAATTATTTTTGATGTGTTATTGCTTTTGTGAATAGCAAGTAAGCATTTTTTTTATTAATGTAGAATGCTTTTCGGAATGAAATTATTGGATGATATTAATTAAAATTGAAAGCGGAGGTAACATTTTGTATGATTTTGATACTAATATTAAACGATAATAAATAATAGCGTAATATCCAGAAAAAATAAATATGGATTATATGAGAAAAATAATAAAGCTTACTTTTTTAACAATCTTACTATGTTTTATTGGGTGTTCATCTGATGAGGATGGAGTAAATATTCAGCAAAAAGTTTTAAAAGCAGATGTAAACGGTGTTACTATGGATTTTGGAGATACCTCAGATGAAATAACCTTTGCTACTGCAACGCTTTGGGATAATAAAAGATTAAATATAAGGGGGCAGGGAGATAATACTAGTTTGATATTGACTATTGGAGAATCGTTTCTGGAAGATAGAGTTCAAGAGGGTACATATAAAATCGGAACAGTGCAAGATAATTTAGAAACGAACATTTTCTATTTAGATATAAATGATACAAACTCTGGTAATGGTCCTTATTATTTGGATATTTATGGTTGTAATGTTTTAAGTAATAGTCTGATAGGTGAAATTAATATTTCAAGATTAGATACAGAAAATAAAATTGTCTCAGGAACCTTTAATGGAGTCTTGTTTAGGTGGATTGATATAACTACAGGAGAGTTGAAAAATGTTGAGTTAAATAATGGTGTCTTTTCGATTCCATATATAGATGAAAGTGAAGACCTTAATGCCGACAGGAATTTGATATCAGCGCGAATTAATGGATATCGTTTTGTGTCTGATGATCCAGGTTCTCCTGAATCTGTTCGGTCAATATCTTCTGGGGTAGATAAAATCAGAATTAATGGATATGACAATAACTTTGGACGAATAAATATATCTGTACTTTCTAGTGTAGAATCGGGAAATGATTATTTATATAGACCAGATGGAAGCTTTGAATCTTTAGGAGTGCATTTTCAGAATAGAATTAATATTCCCGAAGGTTTGCTGTCCAATAACCCTAATCAGTCTAATGATTCTTATATTTCTATAATTAATCACGATAAGGATGCTAATATTATTGAAGGAAATTTTTATATAGAGAACTCTGAAATTGAAGGAAGAACAATTGTTGATGGATATTTTAAGGTAAATTATGTTGACTCAGTGGATTAATGATTACTAATTTTTTATTAGAAATTTCAAAACAGGGATAAAATATCTTAGAAAATAATGAAAATTTAGATCTAATAATTGTAAGCAGATCACTACAATAGCAATCGTAGTTTTTTATTAGAGGACATCATAGTTTCTTTAAAAGTAAATAAATATGTAGCGGCAGAATGAAACGTTTATTATGAGTTTGTAAACGTTTACAATTGTATATATAGTTGAAATTTGCACGATATTACGTATATAAATAGTTAAGTAACATTTAAAAAAGACGGATATGTGAATGACCCAAGTAGCTTTTTTTAAGAAAGCTGATTTACCAAGCAAAATGGAAATAGAGATAGCTATTCTTGAACTCGGATATGAATTTGAAATTCTTGATGATTTTGAAAATTTTTATGGAATTGACGGACTTGAATGTAAATTAAATGGAGAAAAAACTTTTTTTGAAACTTATTTTGAAAAACCGAGAGAAGTAACAAATGATTTTGACTTTATCAAAAAGGATTTGACGGACCAAGATACTGTTGTTTCTTTTATTTGTGGAGCAGACTTTGCAGCTGGTGCATCGATTGGACTTATTTCTATTGCTTTAATTGACAAGTGTAATGCACTTATTTATTGTTTAGACAATGAAAAGGCTTGCACAAAAGAAATGTTGTTGGCTGATACACTTGAATTTATCGAAGAACTGGAAAAACAAAAAAAAGTACACAGGACAAAATCAAAACACGAAAACAAAAGCTCAACCACAGAAAAAAGGGTTTTTGAACAAAATTAAAAATCTATTTAAATAAGAATGTTGGGTAATAATAGATGTAATTAATACAGGTTTTGTGTTTAATCCAAGGTTTAGTGTGCTTTTATAAAATCTGCAAAATCTGTTTATTTTAACTTTAAAAGAAAAACTTAAAACAAAATAGAAATATGGGAATGATTGGGAATGTTATCAGAGTATCTCAAGAAGAGTTAAATGCCTTTTTGAAAAACTCAGAAACTTTGGAAAATAAAATTTATGAAGATGATAGTTATGAAGCCGAATGGTTTCTCGATTTGGATAAATCTTGGGACGGAATTAATTATATTCTGACTGGAGAAATAATTGGAGGGCTTGAAAGTGAGCCTAATAAATTACAAAGAGCTCTTTTTAGTTTTCAAATTATTGATGAAGAGCAAGATCTTGGATATGGTCCCGCTCAGTATCTAAATTCGAATCAAGTGAAAGAAACATATTCTGAATTAGAAAAAATGACAGATAAAGTTTTGAAAAGTAAAATCAATGGTTCCGAAATGAATGAAATTGGTATTTATCCTGAAATTTGGACGGAATCAGAATCTCACGAATTTCTAATTGACAGTTTTAAAGAACTCAAAGAGTTTTATAAAAAAGCATCTGAAAATAACGAAGCAATAATCACATATTTGAATTAAAAACTATTTATAACAATTTGTATAATGTATGTGCTCCCTTCGTGAAGCAAACGCATTATAAAAAGGGGCGCTTACCAATGCATTAAAACCTGATGATACCCAAGGAGGAACGTATACCGTGACTAATGCGGGAACTTTAGGTAGTATTTGGGAACAGCAATTATCAAACAGCCAAAAACAGCAATTTTAGGATTGGAAGCTATCCGTAAAGTAGCTACTGTGATGGAAATACCAGATGGCGATTTTATTGGTATCCGTTATATGATGTTCTTATCACACTCTTATGATCATAAAGTAGTAAACGGAGCATTAAGAGTGCAGTTTATAAAACGCGCAAAAAAAGACTATCTAGAAGCTTTTGATGAGAATAGAGAATTTGAGTAATAAGATGATTGATCTTATTATTACAAATAAAACCGCATTAACTATGCGGTTTTATTTGTAATGAGAGTGTTAAAATGAAGGTATTATTATTATTATTATTATTTTTCATAAGAAAATATTAAAACGTCAGGGTCGTTTCCAGAATTTCCCTCAGTATATTCTAATCTTAGCACTGTCGACGTAAGTTCTAAAATAGTTGCATTTTCAGTAGAGTTATCAAATTGTGATGTTAAGATGGAACCATTTATAGACCAGGTTTCACTATCCTCGAAAGGTTCACATGTTTCTGCGGTATTTCCTCCGTGTTCAATGTATATTGCAGTGTTATCTGCATTAAATTCATAAGAATCCATGAGGTCACATACATTAAGGGTTTCCTCTACTCCGTTGTCTGTAATCCCAGTCAAGATCCATTTACCAAGGATGAGTGTCTCGAAGTTTTCGTTTTGTGTTGAAGAATCGTCATCATTATTACAAGAAATTTGTGATATAATTGTAAAAAATAAAATAGGAATCAATAATAGTTTTTTCATTATATTTAGTTTTAGTTCAAAAATAAAAAACAAAAAATAAAAAGGTTAATTTTCCCCTGTCTTTTTTAATTCATATTTGTTTGTGTAAAAGAGGGTGACTCATATTTCATGTAAACATATAAGATGGACTTTTTCTCTTTGAAGAACTAAGTTTTGAACAATACAAAACCTGAAATTTTTGAATGATGAAAAAACGATTCTATGTTATTTCTATATTGATACTTGCATGCGGATTGTTAAATGCGCAAAATTGGAAGAATCCCTCAGAGAAATATAAAAATGCTTACAAAAAGTATTTGAATGCCTCATGCCCTGTGCCACAAGATACTATTAAGCATTTTGCGTATTTCTCGCGTGATAGAGCATTAATAATAGACCATCTTTTCCTTTTCGAATCAGAATTTGAAGGAGCTCAGATCATGTACAGTTGGAAAGATTTAGAACCGATAAAAGATCAATATGATTTTTCAATCATTAAGAAAGATATAGATTACCTAAAACGATTTGATAAAAAACTTTTTGTGCAATTACAAGACGCCACATTCAGTATTAAATACAATGCAGTCCCTAATTATTTATTAACTGATGAATATGGTGGCGGTGCAGTTATGCAATACAATGATGATAAAGAGCCCGAAGGTTGGACTGCTAAAAGATGGAACGAAAAAGTACAAAAGCGTTTTGCTTTATTACTTAGAGCATTAGGAGATGAGTTTGACAAAGAAATAGAAGGGATAAACCTTCAGGAGACATCTATTGGTGTTAGTAGCAAAACTGATTCCAGTTTTACAGAAATGGCTTATGTCGAGGGAATTAAAAATAATATGTTAGCTCTTAAAACGGCATTTCCGAATACTAAAACAATGATATACGCGAACTTTTTTCCAGGAGAATGGCTACCATTTAACGATAAAGGGTACTTAAAAAGTATCTATAAATTTGGAGAGAATATTGGTGTGGGGCTTGGCGGACCTGATTTAATGGTGACTAGAAAAGGTCAATTGAATCATGCACTTTCACAAATGCATGAAGGGAGATTTACTGTTCCTCTTGGAATTGCTATTCAGGATGGAAATTATATCAGTAAAACAGGTGCGGACAAAGATTATGAAGAAGATAAAGTAAATAAAAAAAGAAAGAATATTGTTCCAATGTTAAATGCTTTTGCAAAGGATTTTTTGAAGGTCAGCTATATGTTTTGGGCAAATCAAAAGCCTTACTTTGAAGAAGATGTTCTGCCTTGTCTTAGTAATAAATAAAAAGAATACTGGATGCAACAAAGATTTGTTTGTAAAATATTAAACAGAGAGATCCAAAAGTGTCTTGAAAGAAGTGTTATGATTTATTCCCAAAATATGGAAAAGATAAAATAAATATTAACAAGTTAAGATTGCGTGATTATTATTTGGAAAAATAACCAGGTTGAATAATACTCTAAATTTGGATTTTAAAGGCTTTTTTATGTAACTATAAAGAGATGAATATTAACAACGGAATTGTAATCTAAAAAATCAATTATTGAATATAATTTAGAGCTATTTACTAATGATATTATCTAATATTGAGACTTTATTCTTGGTAATGAAATTGATAACACGAAGAAAAAAGGAAAATCAGGGTAACATTTTTTGATAAAACAACACCTATTGATAATGTTATCATTAATATCAAGCTGAATGCATAAAATTTGGAAATTAAAAAATTCAAAGTCAAATAAACTGATTTTGATTAAAGACAAAATAATTTATAAGGGAAATCCGAAAGAAAGTGATTTAAATAGAATAAACTCAGAAACTACTGATGTTACCATTTTAAAGGATATGTTCAGTATTCCATATGTTTATATTAAGAAAATAGAAAATCAAAATGGGAAAAGATATATCAAAATATTCTTCGCAAAAGACTCTGAAGAAGAACTATATATTGATGACGAGACTATTAAAAACGAAGTTTTTGAATTTATAAAAACAGATCATGTAGATTTTACATATAGTTCTGAACTTCCGAGTTTTGTAAAATACACAAAAGCCCAACTTTTCGCTTTAGTGTCAATTACAGGAATTTTTATTTGGTCTTTGTATTTAGCAATTCAAATAGAAAGTGGAATTGAATATGAACTTGTTGGAGGTAGAAGACCTGGAATAGCAGGAGTTATTCTTGTAATTGCAAATCTTGGGACTTTTAAAATCATAATTGGGTACTTAATTCTTCTGGCTATTGCAATATTCGCGCTCATAAAAAAAATAAGATCAAGAAGTATTACTGAATATTTGAAACGATAAAAGACATGACACAAGAACTCTATCAAAAAGCAATGAAATTTGCTGGAGAAAAACATAGCGAACAAAAAGTGCCAGGTACCAATGCTAATTATCTATTGCATATTTCTAATGTTGCGATGGAGGTGTTGATGGCGTATCAAGCTGATGATAGTTTTGACCTTGATTTTGCAGTTCAGGTAGCTGTTTTACACGATACTATTGAGGATACAACAGCAGATTTTGATGAAATAAAACGTGAGTTTAATAGCAAAATAGCCGTTGCTATACAAGCTTTAACTAAAAATGAAAGCTTACTGACTAAAGAAGAAAGAATGAAAGATAGCTTGACTAGAATTAATGAACTACAAAAAGAAGTTGGACTCGTTAAAATAGCCGATCGAATCACCAATCTGCAGATACCGCCAAAGCATTGGACTAAGGAAAAAGTAAGTAAATACTGTGAAGAGGCTAAATTGATATCCGAATCTCTCCAAGGTAAAAATGAATATCTCCATCATCGATTAAATCAAAAAATTTCAGCGTATGAAAAAAATATCGACTTGGTTTAATTGAAAACAAAATAAATTCTAATTAAAAAATTAAAAATAAAGTTATAAGATGTTCAATGCAGAGATTAAAAGCGCACCAGATGAAGATATCTGTATCCTTATAAAAGTTGATAATCATCAGTTTAACTATATCGTTGATTGTGGTGAGGCAAAAAGTTTAGGTGTAAAAGAATGCATGAATACAAATGCACTCTTTATAAGTCATACACATATCGATCATTTTGTGAATTTTGATACGATTCTGAGACATCAGATCGGTGTTCAGAGAAAAATTGTTGTTACAGGCCCCAAAGGAATTACAGATCAGATTCAAAACAGAATCAAGAGTTATTGCTGGAATCTTATTGATAAAGATGCAATAACATATGAAGTAAGAGAGATTCTAAAAGATGGAGAATACAAATCCACAATTTTACGTCCTCCGATGTGGGAGAAAGAAGAAGAAAATGTAGTTGCAAAAACTACTGTATTTGAAGAAAAACGATTTGTAGTTGAATATGAAATTCTCGATCATAAGACAGATACGATTGCATATTTGTTTAAAGCTCAGGATAAAACTAAAATTGAACTCAGAGATGGTTTAAAAGGGGGGAAGTGGGTGCGAGAACTAAAAGATGCTTATGAGGCAGCTGATGAAGAAAAAACTATAGAAATTGAAGAAAAAGCTTATAAGGCCAAAGAGTTATTTCATTTGATTCATTTAGAAAAGGGTAAGAAGCTGGGAGTTATTCTGGATCATGCAGCTAATGAACAAAACCATTCCAAAATCAAAAGAAAGTTTACAGGATGCGATGAGGTATATATCGAATGTTTTTATAAAGATGAGGATAAAGAATTTGCAGAAAAAAACTATCATTCTTATGCCTTAAAATCTGGAGAAATCATGAAAGCGTGTGGGATAGAAAATGCAATTCCAGTTCATTTCTCACGGAAGTATGAAGAACAAGATATTATAGAACTTATTGAGCAGTTTGAGAAAGCAAAAAACTAAGAATACTATTTGTGATATATAGTATCTATAGACAAAGAGGAATCTCTTGCTTTTAGAAAAATAAAATAATTCGAATTGATGGATTTTGATTATAAAAAAATCTAAATGCACAAGAGGTTATATTATATTATGTCGGAACCTTGGTTTGGGTATCGGTAATTACGCTTGTATGGTATTTTATATAGAAATAGTGATTATTTGCCAGATAAATATGAGATGCTTAAAATAATAGTAGATATGTAAAATAAAACCCCAATCTTGAGACTAGGGTTTTGTGATTTTCGTTAAGACGATATTCTATGCTTGTAATATACAATCCTTACAATCTTTAATTTTGCCATAATACGTTTCTCTGTATTTATGGATCGTCGTAATTGGGATTCCTAATAAATATTTCTTTATAGAGGTTACCTTAGTGCTCAATCTACCCATATTTCTGGAATGTATGTTTCTAATTTTGGTTTTTCTTTTAATCTTAATTATTTTCATAAAATAAATTAGGTTATCAGTTGGTTTTTATCTTATAGCGCGTTACTAGTGCATAGAACTTCCCAATAAGACATTTCAGAAAATTCCTGACATTTTCTGCTGTTAATTTTTGATTTCCAGTAATCAATTTCGTTTTTTACTTTTCTACCATCTTTTGTTTTTATTGTTCTTCCGTTATTTTGAGGAATAAATGTGTTTACTGACATATATTGTTTTTGGTAATTACTATTATTTATTTTTGATTAAAGTAAGCACGGTAATTAAATTGAATGTATTACCGCATTAATATTGTGACGCGCTACTAGCTTTTCGGTAAAAGATTTGTGTCCTCGTGGTGCTAATAAATGTAGTTTTCCGCGTTTCATTTGTGCCATAAAACCTAATAGTTTCCATCTTACGACTAATGATTTATCATCTTCGTCTTTTAGTGCTATATCAGAAAAATGTTTAGATCCTCCGTGTGTTACGAAAGATAAATCGGCTTGTATTGTAAGATCAGTTTTTGTGCTTCTGAAAACTTTTGGATCTTCATAGCCATCAGGCACTGCTTTTAATGATGTTGTAGCTCTTTTCTCTGCCCAGGCCAATGCTTTTTCCAAATAAGTTTCCTTCTTCATACTAGTCTTTTTAATTAAACATAATTCCTATTAGTTTTAATAGGAGTTATGCAAATCTAATAAAAAATAGTTTCTATAGAAACTATTTGATGTTTTAATTTTGTTAAAACCATTTATATAATGATTTTTAAATAATTTTTTTATGATCAATATAAATTTTTATATTTTCTATTTCCTATAGAAAATAAATTAAAATTAGTCAAAGTTAGGGTAATAACTTGGTAACAAGTGATATGGAATACTTATGCCTTATGGATAGAAATTGTAGAAAGAAAAGTGATGAAATATTATCGTTTTGAAGATTTGTTATCTTCAGAAGTCATTTCCTTAATAGTAATAAGCGGAGCAGCATCTATATTTTCTGCATCCATTATAGATGCCAATAGCTCTATGTTCCGATCCAGTTCGTCGATTTGTTCCTGAGTAAGTTTCTGTAATTTCTCTTTAGTTTTTTCTTGTAAGGTAGTAGGAGATCGATGCAATACGTCAGCTCCTTTTGCAGTAAGCGTAATATATGTGGTTCTTTTATCATTTGGCTTCGGAAGTTTTGCTACCAACCCTTTTGATTCTAACCGGCTTATGATTCCTGATATGGTGCTTGCATTTAGATTAATGTAGATTCTAATTTCCTTGGCAGAAGCTCTATAATCTTCTTGCTCTGATAAATACTGTAGAACCAACAATTGCGGAATACTAATGCCAAACTCTTTTTCGATCTTTTTGCTTTCCAAATTAATAGATCGAATTATTTTACGTAGCTTAACAAGTATTTCAATATATTTCACAATTGGTTTGTTTCATTTGGTATGCAAAGATAGTAACATTAGGTATTATCCAGTAAAAATGTCTCGACTATATATTTTTAATCTTTGCTTTGTGGTTTTTCTATTTGAAGATAGTATACTAAAAGTTCTTATAATCACGTATGTAACAAATTGCTTCTTTTGGATACTAATTGGGTAGCAGACAATTTTAAAAACTAACATTGAGTACTTATGACTATTAATGAAGCTTCTAAATTTTTTAAGAATCTCGTTACCGAAACGGATAAGAAATCTGAGTTAAGAGTGTATAAAAAATTCATTACTATACTGTCTCAATTAGAAAATAGAGATTTATCCGATCAGCAGCTACTAGCTGTAGAAGATAAATTAGAAGCATTCGATGTGGACGTAGAAAGGGAAAATAGAAGAAAATACTACAGCAAAATGCTTACAGAATTCACAAATTACATAAAAAAAGAACTCTCTTTGATATCAGAAGGGTATTACCTGGCTATTTGTATGAGTGTCGGTATGTCTGTCGGAATGAGTTTAGGAATGACTTTTGGAGTAGTTTTTGGAGGATCTAACGGATTGATCTATGGAATGAGTTTAGGGATGACGACAGGAATGTCTATAGGATTGGCGATTGGCGCTGCTATGGATGCTAAAGCAAAAAAGGAAGGTAAAGTTTTAAGCATGAGATGTGAATAATACGTTATTGGAAATAAACTAGTATTTAAAAACCTCATTTAAAATTCTTACATTCCCTTTGTGATTCAGAAGATAGCATATATCACCGATATACATATAGATGAAGAATTTCCTAAAACGCTCGGTGTCGACTCACGACAAAACTGGGAAAGGATTCTAAAAGATGTAGCTTCAAGAAATATTAATGATATTATCTATGGAGGAGACATTGGCGAAAAATCATCGAACTCCTGGTTTTTTGAAACACTACAAAATTATCAATTATCTATTTCTCTTGGGAATCACGATGATTTTTCTGAAGTAATAAAGCATTATAAAATTGATTTCTATAAAGATTTTAAAGAGCTTTCTTATGTTCAAGAGCGTGATTTTTTTAAGTGTATCTTTTTCGATTCTAGTACAGAGTTTATTAGTGAAAAACAGCTAAAATGGTTAAAAGGAGAGTTGATTACTCCAAAAAAAATATTGTTGTTTATTCATCATCCTATTGTAGAGATTCCCTCGATCATAGATAAAAAGTTTGCTTTAAAAGGAAGAGAAAAGATTCAGGCTTTATTGCAAGAAGTTTCTAATGATGTTACCATTTTCAGTGGGCACTATCATATGCAGGATCATCGCCATTATAAAAATATAACGCAATATATTACACCAGCAGGGTCTTATCAGGTAGAAAAAGATCCAAAAGAAATTAAAGTACACAGTAATACTTT
Coding sequences:
- a CDS encoding dihydrolipoamide acetyltransferase family protein, with product MAKFELKLPKMGESVAEATITTWLKEVGETIEMDDAVLEIATDKVDSEVPCEVEGVLVEKLFEVDDVVKVGQTIAIIETEGENPVGTAIEESDVVASVPEAAAVIENDMATVTETVTTKADFSETSKFYSPLVKNIAAAEGISVAELENISGTGKDGRVTKNDILQFVEDRKTGKTTVTPVAPAVTEQKAAPKTAIKKTEAPKAAPVVASGEDEIIEMTRMGKLIAHHMVESVQTSAHVQSFIEADVTNIWNWRKKVKGDFMKREGENLTFTPIFMEAVAKAIRDFPMINISVSGDTIIKKKNINLGMAAALADGNLIVPVIKNADQLNLVGMTKAVNDLANRARNNALKPDDIQGGTYTVTNVGTFGSIMGTPIINQPQVAILALGAIRKVPAVIETPDGDFIGIRYKMFLSHSYDHRVVNGALGGQFVQRVKDYLEAFDVNREF
- a CDS encoding DUF6252 family protein; translation: MRKIIKLTFLTILLCFIGCSSDEDGVNIQQKVLKADVNGVTMDFGDTSDEITFATATLWDNKRLNIRGQGDNTSLILTIGESFLEDRVQEGTYKIGTVQDNLETNIFYLDINDTNSGNGPYYLDIYGCNVLSNSLIGEINISRLDTENKIVSGTFNGVLFRWIDITTGELKNVELNNGVFSIPYIDESEDLNADRNLISARINGYRFVSDDPGSPESVRSISSGVDKIRINGYDNNFGRINISVLSSVESGNDYLYRPDGSFESLGVHFQNRINIPEGLLSNNPNQSNDSYISIINHDKDANIIEGNFYIENSEIEGRTIVDGYFKVNYVDSVD
- a CDS encoding peptidase, with product MFNAEIKSAPDEDICILIKVDNHQFNYIVDCGEAKSLGVKECMNTNALFISHTHIDHFVNFDTILRHQIGVQRKIVVTGPKGITDQIQNRIKSYCWNLIDKDAITYEVREILKDGEYKSTILRPPMWEKEEENVVAKTTVFEEKRFVVEYEILDHKTDTIAYLFKAQDKTKIELRDGLKGGKWVRELKDAYEAADEEKTIEIEEKAYKAKELFHLIHLEKGKKLGVILDHAANEQNHSKIKRKFTGCDEVYIECFYKDEDKEFAEKNYHSYALKSGEIMKACGIENAIPVHFSRKYEEQDIIELIEQFEKAKN
- a CDS encoding metallophosphoesterase, translating into MIQKIAYITDIHIDEEFPKTLGVDSRQNWERILKDVASRNINDIIYGGDIGEKSSNSWFFETLQNYQLSISLGNHDDFSEVIKHYKIDFYKDFKELSYVQERDFFKCIFFDSSTEFISEKQLKWLKGELITPKKILLFIHHPIVEIPSIIDKKFALKGREKIQALLQEVSNDVTIFSGHYHMQDHRHYKNITQYITPAGSYQVEKDPKEIKVHSNTFGYRIIELNKDQINTDVVLF
- a CDS encoding MarR family winged helix-turn-helix transcriptional regulator produces the protein MKYIEILVKLRKIIRSINLESKKIEKEFGISIPQLLVLQYLSEQEDYRASAKEIRIYINLNASTISGIISRLESKGLVAKLPKPNDKRTTYITLTAKGADVLHRSPTTLQEKTKEKLQKLTQEQIDELDRNIELLASIMDAENIDAAPLITIKEMTSEDNKSSKR
- a CDS encoding lipocalin family protein, producing MKKLLLIPILFFTIISQISCNNDDDSSTQNENFETLILGKWILTGITDNGVEETLNVCDLMDSYEFNADNTAIYIEHGGNTAETCEPFEDSETWSINGSILTSQFDNSTENATILELTSTVLRLEYTEGNSGNDPDVLIFSYEK
- a CDS encoding HD domain-containing protein, which produces MTQELYQKAMKFAGEKHSEQKVPGTNANYLLHISNVAMEVLMAYQADDSFDLDFAVQVAVLHDTIEDTTADFDEIKREFNSKIAVAIQALTKNESLLTKEERMKDSLTRINELQKEVGLVKIADRITNLQIPPKHWTKEKVSKYCEEAKLISESLQGKNEYLHHRLNQKISAYEKNIDLV
- a CDS encoding YfbM family protein codes for the protein MGMIGNVIRVSQEELNAFLKNSETLENKIYEDDSYEAEWFLDLDKSWDGINYILTGEIIGGLESEPNKLQRALFSFQIIDEEQDLGYGPAQYLNSNQVKETYSELEKMTDKVLKSKINGSEMNEIGIYPEIWTESESHEFLIDSFKELKEFYKKASENNEAIITYLN